Genomic window (Oikeobacillus pervagus):
GGACGCTTGTCCACCCAACTGTTTACAAAGTCAATCACTCCGTCGATATTCACAAATGTTCGACGTTCTTTATTCGTTTTTAGCCCTAAATCATCCAACAAATCTAATCCTTCACTATGCGAGAGAACCCCCGTTTCGCCGATCTCTCCAATCCCATATAAATAAGTATCTAAATTTCTAGAAGCAGCAATTCGAGGATCTAACTGCCGCAGGGAACCTGCCGCAGCGTTTCTCGGATTAGCAAACGGTTCTTCTCCTTTTTCCTTTCGTATTTTATTCAATGATTCAAAGGAACTTTTCGGCATAAATGCCTCTCCCCGTACTTCCATTGAATACGGTTTTTTTAGACGTAATGGAATTGACCGCACTGTTTTCAAATTGTTCGTAATATCTTCCCCAATATAGCCTTATCAGTAAAATGTTTTTTGTACAAACGTAACAAAAGCCTTAAAATACTACACTTTACTAAATCATTTTACATTATAACGATTTAGACAACCAAATGAAATACGTTATATACTATTTACCGTAAAAATACGACTAATTCCTACAGAAAAATTTTATGGGTAAAAGATAAATTGTCAAATTATATCGAGGATGCTAATATTATTTACAAAATATTCTTTAAGGTGAAAATTTATGTATATGATAACTGAATTTAATTCTCTGGATGGTATCTATTATGAAAAAAGATTTATTACAGAAGGTGGAGAGGTAATTTTAAAAGATAAAGTACATTTTCAAAATGCAAAAATTCATTATGAAGGTACAGAATATGTCTTCCTATACGACATAAAAATGAATCCAATACCTGAAGTTTTTGATTACTTAAATTTTGAACTTGAAGGTGCTTCTCCGAACCATCGATATACCGCATTAAATGCCTTGAAATTCTTATATTCTTTTTTAGAACTGTACGATTTGAAATTAGATTCACTTTCAAAAAATGATATCCTGAATCTATTTTCTTTTCTTGAAGGAATCTCAAGAAAGGGAACATTATATCAGTTAGAACTTTGTACCTTACGAAGTCCTTCAACTATTAATACTTATAATGCTATATATAGGAACTTCTTTTTGTATTTAGGTTATGATAATTCTCCTATCCTTAAGAAAAGTACAAATTATAAACTTATATATAATGACGAAACAGATTCTCCAATGAAGATATATAAGTATGATGTAAGTCTTGAAGATTACAAACCTGAAATTAGCACTCCAATGTACATACGTGTTGATGAATTTAAGAAAATTCTGGAGGTAATTAGAAACGAATATACGCTCAAAGAGGAATGTATTGTACGTTTAATGTTTGAAAATGGGTTACGTCTTGGTGAAGTTCTGGGAATTACAAATGAAGACATTGTTGTAAATGATAGAGGTAATTTTTTATATTTACGTAACCGTTGTTCGGATTCATCTGACCAATTAGCCAAAGGGCGTATGATTCCTAAAAATAAAAAAGAATATCAAATGAAGAAATATAAAACAAAGGACATAGGATATCAAGTTGTTAATTTAAGTGATGTTTTATTGGATAAAATTAATGATTACGTAAACGAATATCATTTAAATGACAGTGTTAAATTTCAAAAAAATTATCTGGAATACACATATGCTGACTCGGTTGAAGACGAAAATACAGATAATTTCTACATATTTATAAACAGTATAGGAAAACCTTTAAGCCAGAATTTATGGGGTAAAACATTAAGAAAGATTTTCAAAAAAGCTGGATTAAATGTCGACAAAGAACAACGAGAAAATAATTTAAGTCATCGATTTAGACATGGGTATGCCATGTTCATGGTCCAATACAAAAATGTTGATGCACTTACCTTAAAAAATCTTCTAAGACATAATAACATTAATTCTGTTAAACATTATTATCGCCCAACCGATGAAGAAGTTATAAAAAAGAGAACAAGTTTAGTTGAGTCCATTTATGAAGTAATACCAGAACTAACCATTTGAAGGTGAATAAGAAATGACTACGAGTCCCCCAAGCGTATTTGCTTTTAAAGATAAAAAGATACAGAAAGTAATAGATTTATTTTTCAATAAAACAAGAGCTAAAGGAAATATAAAATATTCCAGTTTTGACGTTCAAATTGTGAATAAAGTTATAGACCTTATTCCACAAGATATTGATTGTTCATCTATCACTTGGGAGTTTTTTCAGGAACTATTTAATAAAAGTATAGAGAAAGAGATGCAAGATTGTACATGTAGGTTAATATCGGAATTAATAAAAAATGATTGCTACAGTGGCGATTATATAGAAATAGTAGAAACATTCAAAACTGTACACACCAAAAATTTGGTCGAGGCACTATTCTTGATTTTCTCTAAATCCCTATTACCGCATAATTTAATTGTTTTTAAGAAGAATACACGTACCTCTTGTTATGTAAATGATTGTACGAATCTCTTTCTATCATTCTTAC
Coding sequences:
- a CDS encoding tyrosine-type recombinase/integrase — translated: MYMITEFNSLDGIYYEKRFITEGGEVILKDKVHFQNAKIHYEGTEYVFLYDIKMNPIPEVFDYLNFELEGASPNHRYTALNALKFLYSFLELYDLKLDSLSKNDILNLFSFLEGISRKGTLYQLELCTLRSPSTINTYNAIYRNFFLYLGYDNSPILKKSTNYKLIYNDETDSPMKIYKYDVSLEDYKPEISTPMYIRVDEFKKILEVIRNEYTLKEECIVRLMFENGLRLGEVLGITNEDIVVNDRGNFLYLRNRCSDSSDQLAKGRMIPKNKKEYQMKKYKTKDIGYQVVNLSDVLLDKINDYVNEYHLNDSVKFQKNYLEYTYADSVEDENTDNFYIFINSIGKPLSQNLWGKTLRKIFKKAGLNVDKEQRENNLSHRFRHGYAMFMVQYKNVDALTLKNLLRHNNINSVKHYYRPTDEEVIKKRTSLVESIYEVIPELTI